The Nitrososphaera sp. region GCGCCCGCGTGGCGGGCCAGGATAGGTTTTGCTGGTTCTATGAAGTGTGCCGGGGCCGGCGCATTACATGTCCATTCCGCCCATGCCACCCATACCTCCCATTCCACCCATACCGCCGCCTGGTGGTCCTGGTGGGCCGGCTGACCTGCTTGAGGCGATGACGTCGTCGATCCTGAGGATCATCGAGGCTGCCTCGGTTGCGGACTTGATAATCTGCTCCTTGACGGCTAATGGCTCTACAACGTCCAGCTTGGACATGTCGGTGACCTTTCCGCCGCGTGCATCAATCCCTGTCCACTTGTTGCCCTTGCTCTGCTTTGCTCGAAGCTCTGTCAGCGTGTCTATCGGGTCCATGCCTGCGTTCTCTGCCAGAGACAGAGGTATGACCTCAAGTGCCTCTGCAAACTTTTGGGCAGCCAGCTGCTCTCGGCCCGAGAGTGTGCTTGCCCATTCTGTAAGGCGTGCGGCTGCGTACGCCTCGGGTGCTCCGCCTCCTGCGACGATTGCCGGCTTTTCAAGCACGTCCTTGGAGACCATGAGCGCATCGTGGACCGACCTGTCAGCCTCGTCGACTACCCTCTGTGAGCCCCCGCGAATCAGAATTGTAACCGCCTTTGGATGCTTGCAGCCTTCGACAAACACCCACTTGTCAGTCTCTACCTTTCTCTCCTCGACTAGGTCTGCACTGCCAAGGTCCTTTGCTGTCAGGTCGTCAAGGTTGTTGACAATGCGTCCAGCCGTTGCCTTGGACATCTTGGTCATGTCGCTTTCCTTTACTCTTCTGACTGCAAGTATGTTTTCCTTGGCGAGGTAGTGCTGGGCAATGTCGTCGATTCCCTTCTGGCATACGACAACGTTGGCGCCACTGTCGACAATTTTGTCGACCATCGACTTGAGCATCTTGTTCTCTTCTTCAAGGAACATTTTCATCTGATCCGGCGAGCTGATGTTTATCTTGGCGTCAAACTCGGTCTTTTCAATCTCAAGTGCAGAGTTTATGAGGGCGATCTTGGCCTTCTCGATGCGCTTTGGCATGCCGCCGTGGACGACTTCCTTATCGAGCACTATGCCCTTGATTAGCTTGGTATCGCGGATGGAGCCTCCTGCCTTCTTTTCGACCTTGATGT contains the following coding sequences:
- the thsB gene encoding thermosome subunit beta, which gives rise to LGPRGMDKMLVDTLGDVTITNDGATILKEIDVQHPAAKMMVEISKATDNEVGDGTTSVVVLAGALIEKAEELIAKDVHPTIIVDGYRKSATKAIEVLNSIAMRVEGNEKDQLIRIARTSMQTKLVSREADDLAQIVVNAAIAVSEKAESGFRLDIDDIKVEKKAGGSIRDTKLIKGIVLDKEVVHGGMPKRIEKAKIALINSALEIEKTEFDAKINISSPDQMKMFLEEENKMLKSMVDKIVDSGANVVVCQKGIDDIAQHYLAKENILAVRRVKESDMTKMSKATAGRIVNNLDDLTAKDLGSADLVEERKVETDKWVFVEGCKHPKAVTILIRGGSQRVVDEADRSVHDALMVSKDVLEKPAIVAGGGAPEAYAAARLTEWASTLSGREQLAAQKFAEALEVIPLSLAENAGMDPIDTLTELRAKQSKGNKWTGIDARGGKVTDMSKLDVVEPLAVKEQIIKSATEAASMILRIDDVIASSRSAGPPGPPGGGMGGMGGMGGMGGMDM